AGTAGGTAGAATCTTTGGGATTTGCCCCCCATGCCAGTTCTTCTGTCTCTTTCGGGGAAGCAATTAATTTAACATCATCCTTTAGCCAGGTGATTACCGCTCCGGAATAATTTAAGTTACCTTCCAGTACATAATTTACCTTGCCGCTAATTCTCCATGCCACAGAAGAAGCCAGACCGTTTCTGCTAAATATAGGGGTATCACCAACGTTCATCATAATAGACGAACCGGTTCCATAGGTTGCCTTCACCATACCATGCTCATAACAGCATTGGGCATATAAAGCGCCATGAGAATCCCCCATAATACTCCGAATCGGAACGGGATGATTCAAATACCCCTCAAAGTCTGTTACTCCGTAATCCCCGTCAGAATCCGTTATTTCCGGAAGCCTATCCTTATCTACCTGAAACAGGGAACAAATTTCTTCATCCCAGTTTAAAGTCTTTAAATTCATAAGTTGGGTACGGGAAGCATTGGAACAATCCGTTTTATACACTTTCCCGCCCGTGAGCCGATATACCAGATAACTGTCCATAGTGCCAATACAATAGTCTTTATAAAACTGCTCCTTCTTTAATACGTTAGATATCAGCCAGGACATCTTTGCTGCCGGAAAATAAGGTGATAGGGGAAGCCCTGTTTTTCTTAGTATTCTACTGCCGTATCCTAACTCCTTAAGTCTTTCTGTAATTTCCTGTGCTCTTGCGCATTGCCATACTACAGCAGTAGAAAGCGGTTTTCCAGTAGGTTTATCCCAAAGAATCGTCGTTTCCCGCTGATTACTGATACCAACCCCGGCAATCGCTTCTTTACTTACCTGCGCTTTTTCAAGTAACTTGGGAATTAATTGTATGACATTCTTATATATTTCATCTCCGTCATGGGATACCCAGCCTTTATCATTTATAATCTGCCGGTGCAAAAGGTCTGTACGGCATACAATGGCCCCTTTATGATTTAAGAGTACTGCCTTAGTACCCTGCGTACTTTGGTCAATTCCTAGAATATATTGTTCACTCATACCAGTAACTCCATGACGGCTGTGACTATTCCCTGCGCATTTAGATTATAATAGTCAAATACCTGCTTTGAATTACCTGTAATAACAGGTTCATCCGGTAAGGACAGATTCATTACCTTTTTGGGATTCTCCCTTGCTGTTATCTGGCTTACCAGACTGCCAAGCCCTCCCAGATATGTATGCTCTTCTACAGTTACTACCGCCTTTACTTCATTGAGATATTTTAAGAAAGTAACTTCATCAAATGGTTTAATACAATACATGTCAAGAAGTGCTGCCTTCACTCCCTTTTCCTTTAGCAGGTTTACCCCGTCAAGAGCCGGTCTGACCATTTCTCCGCAGGCAACAACCAGTACATCACTGCCCTCTGCTAAAACGGTAGCCTTATTCATAACAAAAGAAGTATCTTCTGGTGAATATACATCCTCTACAGGATTACGTCCAACACGGATGTATGCCGGTTTTTCATCTGAAAGCAATGCTTTTATAAGACATTTAGTCTGATGTCTGTCACTTGGCAGATAAACGCGCATATTTGGAATAGACCCCATAATAGCAATATCCTGAGCTGAATGGTGAGTCATTCCCAGTGCACCATAACTAACTCCACCACTAATACCAATCAGCTTTACATTGGTGTTTGAATAAGCTACATCAACCTTTGCCTGTTCCATGCTTCTGGTACTTAGAAAGCAGGCGGGGGATGCTGCATAGGCTTTTTTCCCACAGCTTGCCAAACCGGCTGCAATACTCACCAAACTTTGCTCTGCAATACCAACTTCTACAAACTGCTCCGGATGAGTATCTGCAAAAGGTGCTAAGGAAGCAGAGCCTCTGGAGTCACTGCATAAGACAACAATATCCTTATCCTTCTTCGCTTCCTCCACTAGTACATCACATATTACCTGGCGATTTGGTATTTTATTCATTTGCAGCCCTCCTTTTCTCCTCAAGTTCCTCAAGCCCTGCTCTTAACTCCTGCTCTGTCGGCACCTTATGATGCCATCCTGCTTTATTCTCCATAAAGGATACTCCGTATCCCTTTGTGGTATCTGCTATAATGACTGTGGGCATTCCCCTAGTTTCCTTTGCTTTTATAAAAGCCTCATCCAAAGATTTTATAGAGTTACCCTCTGCATGGATTACATACCATCCAAAGCTTGCAAAACGTTTCTCCAGATTATCATGGGACATAACATCTTCCGTACTGCCTGATATTTGCAAGCGGTTCCTGTCTACAACCGCACACAAATTATCCAACTTGTAATGACCTGCCGCCATGGCTCCTTCCCAAACGGAACCTTCTGCTAATTCCCCATCCCCCATTACAGTATATACACGGTAAGTCCTCCCGTCTTTTTTCCCTGCAAGTGCCATACCAACCGATACCGATAACCCATGTCCAAGAGAGCCGGAATTCATCTCGATGCCATTTATCTTGTTATTAGGATGTCCAATATATTTTGACAGGTACGTAGAATATGTCAGAAGCTCCTCCTTTGGGAAAAAACCTTTGTCACAAAGAACTGCATATAAAGATTCAACGGAATGGCCTTTGCTAAGAATAAACCTATCTCTGTCCGGGTCTTTTTCTCTGCCCGGTGCCACGTTCATATGTATATAGTATAAGGTAACCAGAATATCCATAACGGAAAAGTCACCGCCAATGTGACCGGTCTTTGCCTGGTAAATCATGTGCAAAACAGTTTTGCGAAGCTCAAATGCCTTTGCTGTTAAGTTCTCCATTCTAATAACCATCCCTTTCTAAAATCTGCAAACGTTGGGAACTGACCAACTTTGCAGGTGACATTGTTACATATCACGTTAGTTTCCCGTATACCCTTCTATCCTTTATTCGCGCTATTCTCCTCGAATAAAGGCTCTTACCTCTTCCTCTATTGGATCATATAGATCCGGTGTTACTCCAATGTATTTACAGGCTTCATACAGAACCGGAACCACATTTTTATGGATGCCTACACAGTGATGGATATAAGGACCGCAGACCAGCTTATCCTCAAGACGTTTTAGATTAGCTACCTCAACCCATACATAAGTTCCTTTTGTATAGGGTCCCTCCACACCTTTTGCATTGCCAAGCAATAAGGAGTACTCTCCGTTATCACCATCAAATCTGGCAAGGGTCATATTCCCGAATTTAGCTTGTGCTTCCACTGCTCCCGGATAATCAAACGCCAAAGGATACCCGATGGTAGGTTTTTCCTGAGCAACCGAAATAGGCCATGGACCACAGTGCTGTAAAAGTTCTCCATTTTCGTTATCCGGATGTCTTACAGTCCAATCTGCGAAGAAACTTCTGGCCTCGTCCATACCGGCAGCTTCTACCATAAGAGACGTTATCGCTCCGTGTATGTCTGTTTCACAGACTACAGGGATGCCTTCTTCATTTAATAAGGAGTTGGCAGCACAAGGCATAATGCCAATTTCTCCCTGCAAAGCATTCCAGCACTGGATAGCAATGGCTTTACAACCATATTTATCTGCCAGCCTTTTCATTGCTACTTTAAGGGCTGCAATGCTTTCAAGCTGCTCCTCACCTACTTTTATGTTCATGGCTTCCTTACAATACGCCACTACCTCAAGGATTTCTTTTCCTTCTGCTTTTACTTTCTTTACCTCTTGAATTAATTCCGGCATGGGTATAGGTGCTAACTGGATATTAAAGCGTTCTAGCAATTCCCCTTCATTACACATGGTTGACCAAAAATCAAAGGGTCTAGGAGCAATCTGAAGGATACGGATGCTTCGAAAGGTTTTAACCACACTACAGACTGCAAGGAAATTACGTATGCCTCTTTCGAATTCAGTATCCGTTAATCTGCAATTTGTCAGGTAAGTAAAGGGTACCTGAAATCTTCTTAGCACTTTACCAGTGGCAAATAATCCACACTGGCTGTCTCTAAGACGTATTCCGTCTTCATCCGGTCTTTCATCCCTTGGGCCCCAAAGCAGCACCGGTAAGTTCATTTCTCTTGCAAGTCTTGCAACTACATACTCTGTACCAAAATTACAGTGAGGAAAAAATAGACCATCTACCCCTTCTTTTCTAAACTTATCCATAATTTTAATGCGGTCAGCCTCATCATAAAATAATCCTTCCTCATTAATATCAGTTATGTCTACAATCTCTACCCCCAATTCCTTAAGCCTCTTTCTGGTTAAATCGGCATATTTTACTGCATCAGGCGCACTGAAAATACTTCTTCTGGTTGGTGCAAAACCTAACTTGATTTTTTTCATACCTCTATTTTCTCCTTTTATGTTACTAGATGGATTTCCTTTTGATTTGCTATTATTTCATCTCCAGCATTGAACAGCAGTATAAAATAATACATTTTAAATCTAGTTAAATATTTGTTTAATTAAATATTAATATTTATTAAATTATTCAATTATATAATATCATATTCTTAGAAAAAGTCAATATGGTTATGAGGGTTTCATTTATTACAGTTTAAATTAGTACTATTATTTGAAGTTAATTCATTAAAGATTATTTAACTATTAAATATTTTTCAATTGACTGAAGCTATTTTTTCATGTACTCTATAAGCAAATAATCCTATCCAGAGAATTGCAAAACAATCATTGAAATAATAGAAACAGAAAGGGGATTAACTATGGCTATATCAGCGAAAGATTTGGCTAATTTATTAAATATATCACCGGCAACCGTATCTATGGTATTAAATAACAGACCGGGTATCAGTAAGGAGACGAAAGATAAGGTTTTAGAAGGTGCCAAAAAATACGGTTTTGATTTATCAAAAAAGCACATGGTGGCAGTACAGGAGGGTATGCTCCACTTTATGATTTATAAAAATCATGGCAGTGTAGTTTCTGATACCCCCTTCTTCTCACAGGTTACAGAAGGAATTCAATCCCAGTGCCGCCAGAATGGTTATCATCTACAGATTAGTTATCTTTATAAGAATGAGGATTTGGACAAACAGTTAGAGAGCCTTATCCATCTTCCTTGCAAAGGAATTATATTATTAGGAACAGAAATGTCAGCAGATGAATTTATTCTTTTTAAAAACTTAAGTGTCCCATTGGTGGTACTTGACAGCTATTTTGAAGCTGCTGCCTGCAATGCGGTTTGCATTAATAATGTACAGGGTGCTTATCTGGCGGTAAAACATCTGGTGGAAAATGGTCATACCCAGATTGGATATCTCCATTCCTCCCTTTCTATCAATAATTTTACAGAACGTCAGGAGGGCTACCTAAAAGCACTGGGGGAAGCCGGTATAACAGAAGCTTCCACGGTTATATGTCCGGTTCATCCAACGATGGAGGGCGCATATAAAGATTTATTAAATTATTTAACAAGTAATTCCTCACTGCCTACTGCTTTTTTTGCTGACAACGATATTATTGCCATGGCAGCTATCAGAGCCTTTAAGGAAACCGGTTATAACGTACCAGAGGATATTTCTGTTATCGGTTTTGATGATATGCCTCTTTGTGAATATATGGATCCTCCGCTATCCACAGTACTTGTACAAAAAGACCGGCTAGGAGCCTTAGCGGTAGAACGTTTACTTTATTTAATTGATCATGAAGTGAATGATTATGTAAAAATAGAACTATCGACTGCACTGACAGTAAGAAAAAGTGTAAAAAACCAAAACTTGTAAGGTATCTGATAAATTATATCATTACAATTCTTGTTATTGTTGCTTTTGCAACAAATAAAATTGAGACACTATGTTATACTACAAATGTGCCGACCTATAGACACAAGCTAACAGCACACTATGATATCAACAAACCTTTACTTATGTTATAACTTTTGAAAGGATGCTTACTATGTCTCAATATTTTGAAATTACAGATACTATATATGATATTACAGAAAAATATCCGGAAACCATTGAATTATTTATAGCGAATGGCTTTGATAATCTTAGCAATCCGGTAATGCGACAGACCCTTGGTAAAACCATCACCCTTGACATGGCTTTATCCATGCGTAAAATAAATCAAGAAATTTTCGTGCAAAAGCTTAAGGAGGCCATTGAGCAGATCCTTCCTGATTTGTCCACCGGACTTTATGCCATGAAGGAGGAAAATGGCGGTGATATTCGTATTGAAGGGGTATTGCCCTGCCCCATAAGACTTCCTCTTTTGGAGAAATTTGAAGACTTTGCAGCCTCCCAAAAAGATAGTCTTGATTATAAGGTAGATTATAATTTAAAGTCTGCTAACCTGGGACTAGATGATGTGAAAGAAAGAGTAGTTGCCGCAGACGGTAATGGAGATGCCCTGTCAGACTTGTACTTATCAGCTGGTTTTGACTTATTTTTTGATAAAAGTTTAATGGGACGTTATAGGGATGCCGGAGTCTTTGAAGATATTTCAGGAATCGAACAGGTGAATACAGACTTTGATAATGACCACATTTCATTAAAGGACCCAAAAAAGCAATATGCTATTATCGGTGTTGTACCGGCAATTTTTATGGTAAATACTGCTGTCTTGGGCGATCGTCCTTTTCCTGAAAGCTGGGAAGATTTAATGAATCCTGCATTTGAAAACAGCATAAGTCTGCCGATGAAAGATTTGGATATGTTTAATGCATTTTTACTCCATATTCATCGCTATTATGGAAATGAAGGCATAGAAAAAATGGGGCGCTCTCTTTTACACAACATGCATCCTGCACAGATGGTCAAATCCCATATACAAAAAGGTGGTAACACAGTTCCCACTGTTACCGTAACACCTTACTTCTTTGCAAGTATGGTTGATAAAAAAAGCCCTCTGCGTCCGGTATGGCCAAAAGACGGTGCAATTATCAGTCCTATTTTTCTTCTTGCCAAGAAACAAAATAAGGACAAAATAAAACCTTTTGTTGATTTTCTCTATTCAAAGGAAATAGGTGAAATTTTATCTTCTAACGGTAAATTCCCTTCTACAAATCCTCTCGTAGACAATCATTTAAGTCCAGACCAAAAATTTATGTGGTTAGGGTGGGATTATATTTATAACAACGATATTGGTAAGCTGATTACGGATACGGAACGCCTGTTTTATGGCGCATCGGGGAAGGAGTCTGTATGAATCTGATTATCTTTTCCGGACCTCCTTCCTCCGGCAAGACATCTGTAATTTTAAAAACGATTGCCGCTTTTAAGAACAGAAATATTAAAGTAGGTGTCGTTAAGTTTGACTGCCTGTATACGGATGACGATATAGCATATGAAAAAGCAGGTATTCCGGTAAAAAAAGGCCTCTCGGGTGCTCTTTGCCCTGACCACTTCTTTGCTTCCAATATAGAAGAGGTTGTTAATTGGGGTAACCAGGAAAAACTGGATTTATTAATAACGGAGTCAGCAGGACTTTGTAATCGTTGTTCACCCTATTTAAAAGAAATGAAAGGTGTTTGCGTTATTGATAACCTTTCCGGAATTAATACACCTAAAAAAATCGGCCCTATGTTAAAATCCGCAGACTATGTAGTTATCACCAAGGGTGATATAGTCTCCCAGGCAGAACGTGAGGTCTTTGCATCCTGTGTAAGCTCTGTAAATCCCAGAGCTGTCATTATGCATGTAAATGGACTGACGGGACAGGGTGCCTATGAATTGGGAAGCCTGTTGTATGATGAAAATCAGGATATACAGTCCGTACAGGGCATGCAGCTTCGTTTCCCCATGCCTTCCGCTCTTTGTTCCTATTGTCTTGGGGAGACAAGAATTGGCGAAGCCTATCAAATGGGAAATATTAAGAAAATAGATTTAAAGGTGGATAAACCATGACAAACTGGAGTATAGAAAAACTATTGAAAGAATATCCCTTTACGGCAACCTACTTCGAGCAAAATAAACTGGATATTGCCGGATATGAGGAGAAAACCTTTGAGGCGTTTTTGGAACATTTTACCATAGAAGAACTGGAAGACCAGGCAATTGACAAAGAAAAGCTGTTAGCAGACCTTCCACTCTTTATAAAGCAGATGCTCGCCTTTCTTGGGATTGAAAAGGATAATCAGGTCTATTCTCTGACCATTCTGCCGGGTCATGATAAATCCGGTAATACAGAAGGCTTTAAAGAATTTACAGTGAATACCTCAGAGATTGTTTCCATTGTAGGACCTACCGGTTCCGGCAAGAGCCGCCTGTTAGCTGATATTGAATGGACAGCTAAAGGAGATACTCCTACCGGCCGCAGTATTCTAATCAATGGAAACATACCGGATAATAAATGGCGTTTTTCCTCAAACAACAAGCTGGTTGCACAGCTGTCTCAGAACATGAATTTTGTAATGGATTTAAGTGTAGCGGAATTTTTGAAAATGCATGCAGTAAGCCGTCTCGTGGAAAATCCGGAAGCTGTTATTCAGCGGATTATTGAGGCCGCAAATAATCTTGCAGGCGAAAAGTTTAATCTAGATACTCCTGTAACCAGCTTAAGCGGCGGACAATCCCGTGCTTTGATGATTGCAGATACTGCCATATTAAGTTCTTCTCCTATAGTGCTGATTGATGAGATTGAAAATGCAGGAATTGACCGTAAAAAAGCCCTTGAGCTTTTGGTCTCAGAGGATAAAATCGTCTTAATGGCTACCCACGATCCGCTTTTAGCTCTTATGGCTAACAAACGAATTATAATCAAAAATGGCGGTATACACAAAGTGATTTTTACGAGTGACGAAGAAAAGACCTTGTTAGAAGAGCTTGAAAAAGTCGATGCATTGATTCAAAATACAAGGCAGGAGCTCCGTAAAGGAAATACGCTGTCATTAAAAAATCTGGAACAATAGTATTCCTGATAGTTTCTAATAATCCATTTACAAATGAATGAATCTATTATAAATCAAGCTATATTTCAGAAAGACCCTAAGGGATTCTTTCCATACCGTTTAACAACAAGCCAGTTCTATATGCAATCATCCATGAGAAATTACATATAGAACTGGCAGTGTTTTGTTTATCCAGGGCATTATAGGAAAAACGATTCATTTACAGTTGAAAATACTCCCGCAAAACACCATAATGCACCACATCCTGGAAAACCCCTTTGATTTTTACCTGTTTTGGCGATACTCCCTCTTTAATCATGCCACACTTTTCCATCACCTTACCAGAACCCTCATTACCGGAAAAATGAGTAGCTTCTACACGATTAAGCGCAAGAACTTTAAAACAATAGGTAAGCATCGCACCTAACGCTTCTGTCATATAACCCTGCCCCCAATAAGTTCGGTTTAAAACATATCCGAAACTAGCTTTATCATGAAGTACCTCCAAACGTATATCAATACAGCCTATGCAAAGGTCAGAATCCTTTAAAGCCAGGGCATAAACAAGTGGCTTAGAATAATACTGTGTGATTGCTCGTTTGGCTCCGTCAATATCCTTTATACCTTCCCAAATAAGATATTTTAAAGTCCTAGGGTCACTGCCATAAGCGAATACAGCTTCTTCATCACCTAATGTAAATGTTCTTAGAAAAAGTCGTTTCGTTTCTAGGCGTTGTTTTTGCTCTATAATCTCTCTGTAATTATCTACCATATAATGACTCATACCCTTTCTAATACCTGCGAGTTTTAGACTACAGGTATACTTCCATGTGAAATCGCTCTTTCTATTGCATGGATACCTACTGTTGATTATTTCCATTTTACTACCATTGTCTGAGCTTTTGCAATTACTTTCTTCAATTTGATTTAAGAAAAACTAAACCATTAATATAAAAGCCTTATGACTTTAATAATACACAGTTAAGTCATAAGGCTATTGGTTATAATCATTATGATAATTCAAACATTCCAGTATATAGCTGATAATATTTTCCTTGCTGTTTTATTAGCTGGTTGTGATTACCGCGTTCGATAATTCGTCCATTTTCCAATACCATGATGGCATGGGAATTGCGGACGGTTGACAAACGGTGGGCAATAACAAAAACAGTTCTTCCTTCCATCAAACGGTCCATTCCTTTTTCAATTAAGGCTTCTGTTCTAGTATCGATAGAGGAAGTTGCCTCATCTAGTATCAGTACCGGTGGGTCTGCGACGGCTGCTCTGGCTATGGTAATTAACTGCCTTTGTCCCTGGGATAAATTAGCGCCATCCGCTGTAAGCAGTGTCTGATAGCCCTGTGGAAGATGTTTTATAAAGGAATGGGCATTGGCAAGCTTTGCTGCTGCTATCACCTCATCATCCGTTGCATCCAACTTTCCATAGCGGATGTTATCCATTACGGTTCCCGTAAATAAATGAGAATCTTGTAGTACCATAGAAAGAGAACGTCTCAAATCATCCTTCTTAATTTTATTAATATTAATTCCGTCATATCGTATCTTACCATCCGGCACATCATAAAAACGGTTGATCAGATTTGTAATGGTTGTTTTACCTGCACCAGTAGAGCCGACAAAAGCTATCTTTTGCCCTACTTTAGCATAAAGGCTTATACCATTTAAAACCGTCTTATTTTCTTCATAACCAAAGACCACATTATCAAATTCAACTTCACCTTTAACCTGGGTATAGGTGATGGTGTTATCGCTCTTATGTGGATGTTTCCACGCCCATATTCCGGTTCTTTCCTCTGTCTCCACAAGCTTCCCAGTAGCGTCAAATCGTGCATTCACCATAGTAACGTATCCTTCATCTACCTCCGGCTCTTCATCAATCATCTGAAAGATTCGCTCTGCACCGGCAAGAGCAGTCAAGACAGAATTTAATTGTTGGGATATCTGGGTAATTGGTTGTGAAAAACTTCTGGTATATTGCATAAATGCTACAACTGTACCAATAGAGAGTACCCCTGATACCGATAATATTCCTCCAAAAATGGCAGTTATGGCATAGAGCAAGTGAGATAAATTACCCATAATCGGAAACAGAACACTTGCAAAAGTATTGGCATTGGTTGCCGCTTCGCATAACTGGCTGTTTAACTTATCAAACTCTTCTTTTGCTGCGTCTTCATGACAGAAAACTTTAACTACCTTCTGCCCTTCAAACATTTCTTCAATATAGCCATTTACTTTTCCTAAATGAATCTGCTGCTCTTTAAAATAAGCACCGCTTTTTCCACCAAGTTTTTTTATAATATTTAGCATAATAAACAGCATAATAACAACTAGAATGGTTAGCTGCCAGCTAAAAAGTATCATCATGATAAATACACTGGATACTGTAATGACAGAGGATATAAAATTGGCTACACTATTGCTTAACATTTCTCTGATAGTATCCGTATCATTTGTATAGCGGCTCATTAAGTCACCGTGCGTATGGGTATCAAAATATTTTATAGGAAAGGACTCCATCTTACGAAATAAGTCCATTCGAATTTTATATAGAGTTCTAGTTGATACATTCAGCATTAGTCTGCTGTACAAATAGGTTGAACATGCCCCCATAACATAGATAGCGCCCATAAGAATGAGAACTTCTATAAATCCCTTAAAAAGCATACTGTCGTACTCTTTTGCTAAAGGAGTCAGATATCCATCAACAACTTTTCTTAAAAAGGAGGTTCCGGCAACCTGTGCTCCGGCACTTAACATAATAGTAAACAATATCAGAATTAACTGGACTTTATACTCCTGCATATAACTAAATATTCTACTTAAAGTTTTTTTTACATTCTGAGGTTTCGCCCCAGGTCGTTTTCCGCCCATTGGTCCTGCCATGACTTACGCCCCTTTCTGTTGGGATTCATATACTTCCCTATAAATATCATTGTTTTGCATTAATTCATCCGGCGTTGCAAAGGCGTTAATCTTACCATCATCCAATACCAGTACTTTATCTGCATCACTAACAGAAGAAATCCTTTGTGCAATG
The nucleotide sequence above comes from Anaerocolumna cellulosilytica. Encoded proteins:
- a CDS encoding ABC transporter ATP-binding protein — encoded protein: MAGPMGGKRPGAKPQNVKKTLSRIFSYMQEYKVQLILILFTIMLSAGAQVAGTSFLRKVVDGYLTPLAKEYDSMLFKGFIEVLILMGAIYVMGACSTYLYSRLMLNVSTRTLYKIRMDLFRKMESFPIKYFDTHTHGDLMSRYTNDTDTIREMLSNSVANFISSVITVSSVFIMMILFSWQLTILVVIMLFIMLNIIKKLGGKSGAYFKEQQIHLGKVNGYIEEMFEGQKVVKVFCHEDAAKEEFDKLNSQLCEAATNANTFASVLFPIMGNLSHLLYAITAIFGGILSVSGVLSIGTVVAFMQYTRSFSQPITQISQQLNSVLTALAGAERIFQMIDEEPEVDEGYVTMVNARFDATGKLVETEERTGIWAWKHPHKSDNTITYTQVKGEVEFDNVVFGYEENKTVLNGISLYAKVGQKIAFVGSTGAGKTTITNLINRFYDVPDGKIRYDGININKIKKDDLRRSLSMVLQDSHLFTGTVMDNIRYGKLDATDDEVIAAAKLANAHSFIKHLPQGYQTLLTADGANLSQGQRQLITIARAAVADPPVLILDEATSSIDTRTEALIEKGMDRLMEGRTVFVIAHRLSTVRNSHAIMVLENGRIIERGNHNQLIKQQGKYYQLYTGMFELS